The following are encoded in a window of Salinibacter ruber DSM 13855 genomic DNA:
- the ribA gene encoding GTP cyclohydrolase II translates to MNPDMEIPSVERLTSARIPTVDGEFSLSLYENSKDDKDHLALACGDVADGEDVLVRVHSECFTGDVLGSLRCDCGEQLDASMRRIAKNGRGILLYLRQEGRGIGLLSKLRAYNLQDDGYDTVEANRILGHGADERDYAIAARILDDLGVSSARLLTNNPQKIESLAEHGVEITERISLEPHVNRHNAEYLRTKVNRMRHILDLGPANGHAQGNAHGTSLRDLKQRIDRYFAEKGRPFVTLTYAQSLDGSIASTSGTPLPISSEQALRFTHQLRALHDGILVGIGTVLADDPRLTVRHNDGTHPVPIVLDSSLRFPSDAQLLAGDGPDPLIVTSPNADPDRKERLEAHGGTVIELSCGPEGGICVKTLLRTLGERDFSSVMVEGGTSILTSFLRRQCAQRVIVTVAPMFVGGTAALSSLAPEDQDTHARSDFPRLDNIQQRWYGEDLVLEGDPVWPVASE, encoded by the coding sequence GATCACCTGGCACTCGCGTGTGGGGATGTCGCGGATGGGGAGGATGTGCTGGTACGCGTTCACTCTGAGTGCTTTACCGGTGATGTCCTTGGGTCTTTGCGTTGTGACTGTGGGGAGCAACTCGACGCTTCGATGCGACGGATTGCAAAAAACGGCCGGGGGATCCTTCTTTATCTGCGTCAGGAGGGGCGTGGGATCGGCCTTCTCAGTAAGCTCCGTGCCTACAACCTCCAAGACGACGGGTACGACACCGTCGAGGCCAACCGGATTCTTGGGCACGGAGCCGACGAGCGAGACTACGCCATCGCTGCACGAATCCTCGATGACCTGGGTGTGTCGTCCGCTCGCCTCCTGACCAACAACCCACAGAAGATTGAGAGCCTCGCCGAACATGGGGTTGAAATTACCGAGCGGATTTCGCTTGAGCCCCACGTGAACCGGCACAATGCGGAGTACCTCCGGACGAAGGTAAACCGGATGCGTCACATCTTGGATTTGGGACCCGCGAACGGGCACGCTCAGGGCAACGCCCATGGGACATCACTCCGTGACCTGAAGCAGCGGATTGACCGCTATTTTGCAGAGAAGGGACGGCCGTTCGTAACACTGACGTACGCCCAGAGCCTAGACGGCTCGATCGCTTCGACGTCGGGCACACCACTCCCCATCAGCAGTGAACAGGCCCTTCGGTTCACCCACCAACTCCGTGCGCTCCATGACGGCATTCTCGTCGGCATCGGAACCGTGTTGGCCGACGACCCGCGTCTCACGGTCCGACACAACGATGGAACGCACCCGGTCCCAATCGTGCTGGATTCGTCGCTGCGGTTCCCCTCCGACGCACAACTTCTTGCGGGGGACGGCCCGGATCCGCTCATCGTCACGAGCCCCAACGCGGACCCGGACCGCAAAGAGCGACTTGAAGCGCACGGGGGCACGGTCATTGAACTGTCTTGCGGGCCGGAGGGGGGAATTTGTGTCAAGACTCTCCTACGCACCCTCGGGGAGCGAGACTTTTCCAGCGTGATGGTGGAGGGGGGAACGAGCATTCTCACCTCTTTCCTGCGACGTCAGTGTGCCCAGCGTGTGATCGTCACTGTCGCCCCCATGTTCGTAGGCGGAACGGCGGCGCTCTCTTCGCTCGCCCCTGAAGATCAGGACACGCACGCTCGGTCAGACTTTCCCCGGTTGGACAACATCCAGCAGCGGTGGTACGGAGAAGACCTGGTCCTGGAAGGAGATCCTGTATGGCCCGTCGCCTCCGAGTGA
- a CDS encoding zinc-dependent alcohol dehydrogenase gives MTSASRRRVQFTGPGEVEVVTEPVPDPAPDEVVVQTECSAVSPGTERLVYEGHVPETLAADTTIEALEDDDFSYPISYGYACVGTVETTGSNVDAEWEGRTVFSFQPHVSRFVTSPSALVRVPPAVSAVDAALIPSVETAVNFVMDGRPMVGEQVVVLGQGVVGLLTTQLLSRHPLRGLWTVEPSPHRRAMSESLGGTAVASSSDLELGTGHDASGPDASRADLVFELTGKPSVLNDAVQRTAFSGRVVVGSWYGTKSAPIDLGRHFHRSRMEIISSQVSTIDPSLRGRWTKDRRMSVVLDLLPTLTPSDLVSQTFSLDDAPAAYEQLSTDPSMLQPVFQHN, from the coding sequence ATGACAAGTGCGTCTCGCCGGCGGGTACAGTTTACGGGGCCTGGTGAAGTGGAAGTGGTGACCGAGCCGGTGCCGGACCCGGCCCCAGACGAGGTGGTGGTCCAGACGGAATGCTCGGCCGTAAGTCCGGGCACGGAGCGGCTCGTGTACGAGGGGCACGTTCCCGAAACCCTGGCGGCCGATACCACGATCGAGGCCCTCGAGGACGACGATTTTTCTTACCCCATCTCTTACGGCTACGCATGCGTGGGAACGGTCGAGACGACGGGCAGCAATGTCGACGCTGAGTGGGAGGGACGCACCGTCTTTTCGTTTCAGCCTCACGTGTCCCGGTTTGTGACGTCGCCGTCCGCTCTTGTTCGCGTGCCCCCCGCCGTGTCTGCTGTAGACGCCGCCCTGATCCCGTCCGTAGAGACGGCCGTAAACTTCGTTATGGACGGACGCCCCATGGTTGGGGAGCAGGTCGTTGTGCTCGGGCAGGGCGTTGTGGGGCTGCTCACGACTCAGCTCTTGTCTCGGCATCCGCTTCGTGGGCTTTGGACCGTCGAGCCGTCGCCCCACCGGCGGGCCATGTCGGAATCGCTGGGGGGAACGGCCGTGGCCTCTTCGTCCGACCTGGAGCTGGGCACGGGGCATGACGCCTCTGGGCCCGACGCTTCACGCGCCGATCTCGTGTTCGAGCTGACGGGGAAGCCGTCCGTACTCAACGACGCGGTGCAGCGTACGGCTTTCAGTGGACGGGTCGTGGTGGGATCCTGGTACGGCACGAAATCTGCCCCCATCGACCTCGGGCGTCACTTTCACCGCTCTCGAATGGAGATCATTTCCAGTCAGGTCAGTACCATCGATCCATCGCTTCGGGGCCGGTGGACAAAGGACCGGCGCATGTCCGTGGTGCTCGACCTGTTGCCCACGCTCACCCCGAGCGACCTCGTCTCCCAGACATTTTCCCTCGACGATGCTCCTGCAGCGTACGAACAGCTTTCGACCGATCCTTCGATGCTGCAGCCCGTATTCCAGCACAACTGA